Proteins from one Caulobacter sp. 73W genomic window:
- a CDS encoding copper resistance protein B yields MSHLVLILALSAATAPALAQTDPHAAHHMPAAPAPAPAHAEHDNSGHGAPPWADAPDEHAGHEGHSAAPAVAEPTSAPQAPKDFAAERFYDPKVMAAARAQLQREHGDIRWSQVMLETAERRLGDGDGYGWEGRASFGGDINRLVLKSEGEGDDHSLEAAELQALYARTIGPYFNLQAGLRHDFKPGPSRTYAALGVEGLAPYWFEVGATAFLSEKGDLSARFEASYDLRVTQRLILEPRAEIELQAQDVPELGEGAGLSSAEVGLRLRYAIRQEFAPYIGLMHERKFGQTADYARVHGEDPKATRFVVGLRAWF; encoded by the coding sequence ATGAGCCATCTTGTCCTGATCCTGGCGCTGAGCGCCGCCACCGCGCCCGCTCTGGCCCAGACCGACCCGCATGCCGCTCATCACATGCCGGCCGCCCCAGCCCCGGCCCCAGCCCATGCCGAGCATGACAACTCTGGGCACGGAGCGCCGCCTTGGGCTGATGCGCCCGATGAGCACGCGGGGCATGAGGGCCATTCCGCGGCGCCCGCGGTCGCCGAGCCTACGAGCGCCCCCCAAGCGCCCAAGGACTTCGCCGCCGAGCGCTTCTACGATCCCAAGGTCATGGCCGCGGCCCGCGCTCAATTGCAGCGCGAGCACGGCGACATCCGTTGGTCACAAGTGATGCTGGAGACGGCCGAGCGCCGGCTGGGCGATGGAGACGGGTATGGCTGGGAAGGCCGGGCCTCCTTTGGCGGCGACATCAACCGCCTGGTCCTGAAATCGGAAGGCGAGGGCGACGATCACAGCCTGGAGGCCGCCGAACTGCAGGCGCTCTACGCGCGCACGATCGGTCCGTACTTCAACCTGCAGGCGGGCCTGCGTCATGACTTCAAGCCAGGTCCATCGCGCACCTACGCCGCGCTCGGCGTCGAGGGGTTGGCCCCTTACTGGTTCGAGGTCGGCGCCACCGCCTTCCTGTCTGAGAAGGGCGACCTGTCGGCGCGCTTCGAGGCCTCTTACGACCTGCGCGTCACTCAGCGCCTCATATTGGAGCCGCGCGCCGAGATCGAGCTGCAAGCTCAGGACGTCCCGGAGCTGGGGGAGGGCGCGGGCCTTTCATCCGCCGAGGTGGGGCTGCGTCTGCGCTACGCCATTCGCCAGGAGTTCGCGCCCTATATCGGCCTGATGCATGAGCGAAAGTTCGGCCAGACCGCCGACTACGCGCGCGTCCACGGCGAAGACCCCAAGGCAACCCGCTTCGTGGTCGGCCTGCGCGCCTGGTTCTGA
- a CDS encoding copper-binding protein, whose protein sequence is MKSALIAAAVLAIASPALAQSHDHHAAPAAKSAGAEGVGVVKSIDVKAGKAVIAHEPMPALSWPAMTMAFKVTDKAGLAAVKPGQKVRFTVTGQTVTAIKAY, encoded by the coding sequence ATGAAATCCGCTTTGATCGCCGCCGCCGTTTTGGCCATCGCGTCGCCGGCGCTCGCCCAATCTCACGACCACCATGCCGCTCCCGCGGCCAAGTCCGCGGGCGCCGAGGGCGTGGGCGTGGTCAAGTCGATCGACGTCAAGGCGGGCAAGGCCGTCATCGCCCATGAGCCGATGCCGGCGCTTAGCTGGCCGGCCATGACCATGGCCTTCAAGGTCACCGACAAGGCCGGCCTGGCCGCCGTCAAGCCGGGCCAGAAGGTGCGTTTCACCGTGACCGGCCAGACGGTGACGGCGATCAAGGCCTACTGA
- a CDS encoding PepSY domain-containing protein, producing MDLLLLRRLHKWVGLGLGLQLVVWTVSGAAMAMLDHHAVAGEGLSRDPVARPGAGSSASMQALIAGAGDSQVLALRSFLVDGRPTVEIVTQKGAVLLDAQAGQHVIVDRDKATAIAKGAYAGVGAVADVTHHATPPLEAREARGALWAVAFDDAPRTTFYISQGSGEIVERRSRAYRAWDFFWMLHNMDYAKRSSFNHPLIIVAALGAVWIALTGILLLFKVFRASDFTKLARWRT from the coding sequence ATGGACCTGCTGCTTCTTCGCCGTCTGCATAAATGGGTCGGCCTGGGCCTGGGCCTTCAACTGGTGGTATGGACAGTGTCAGGCGCCGCCATGGCCATGCTGGACCACCACGCCGTCGCCGGCGAAGGCCTGTCTCGCGACCCGGTCGCGCGTCCCGGCGCCGGCTCGTCGGCATCCATGCAGGCGCTCATCGCCGGTGCGGGCGACAGCCAGGTTCTGGCGCTCCGCAGCTTCCTGGTCGATGGCCGGCCCACTGTGGAGATCGTCACGCAGAAGGGCGCCGTGCTGCTCGATGCGCAAGCTGGCCAGCACGTCATTGTGGATCGCGATAAGGCGACCGCCATCGCCAAAGGCGCCTATGCCGGCGTCGGCGCCGTGGCCGACGTCACGCACCACGCCACGCCGCCGCTGGAAGCGCGCGAAGCCAGGGGCGCCCTATGGGCGGTCGCGTTTGATGATGCGCCCAGGACGACGTTCTACATTTCCCAAGGCAGCGGAGAGATCGTCGAGCGTCGTTCCCGCGCCTATCGCGCCTGGGACTTCTTCTGGATGCTGCACAACATGGACTACGCCAAGCGCAGCAGCTTCAACCATCCCCTTATCATCGTCGCGGCGCTCGGCGCCGTATGGATCGCGCTGACGGGGATCTTGCTGTTGTTCAAGGTCTTCCGCGCCAGCGACTTTACGAAGCTGGCGCGGTGGCGAACCTAA
- a CDS encoding TonB-dependent receptor plug domain-containing protein, whose translation MAATAIAGGVLAAPVTGWGQEASVDELIVTGSRIRRADIEGVGPVTVLDEKQIANTGIVSVENLLQRLPASAGAAGNQTNAYWTGRGWGTAQVNLRGLGINRTLTLLNGRRLVNGGTGANSAPDLNTIPTAIIGRIEVLKDGASAVYGADAVAGVVNIITKTDLEGFAVAGRYGLSGEGDGGDLTLDASYGVRGDRGGLAFAVSYQTTDAVNMAKRAPCPLSGATGALVCLGSGSTAGGRVSLANGQTVNFTTGNAYEPYSAAAHGFNGNPYLNAVNPIDRLTTGLFGDYELTDSITLFGEFLYTHRQTTQLSSPGTLAGFAVAASNPTNPTGGAINIIQRRLVEGGPRNAFQETNTYQATLGARGDLIADWTWEAAVNYGRNTGVDGFTNIANKQHVTNTLNTAVCSFAAGAAIPCGDYLGAGDLTPDVLRYIMATTRDYGGNETVNANFDATGSLFNLPAGALQAAVGVMYRKDHGWRSPDNLIVLGIANSNQQSPIDGEIEAIEGYAEVSAPLLKDLPLIEMLRVDGAVRYSDYERFGSDTNYKIGLDWTLGFGLRARATWGTAFRVPSVAELFGGLSQGLLTTSDPCSRYATSTNAVVVANCRASGVPANYIQPNNNILTTTGGNLNLTPETAETLTLGLVYEPTFVPRLSLTVDYFDIKIDDAIRSITGSTKLSVCYNTPNMNHPFCSPQNFTRSNVTGEVGFLSSQQVNVGSETMKGVDAAARYSFDLAGRTAMFDAGVTYLDDYTIVPFPGGAPILYKGHIGGGNGGYPKWRGLTSLTVDDPKWSATYSIQWIGRATDFNAAPTALGYRTPNVFYHNAQFSYRLTEKAIIAVGGDNIWDKKAPYLPSYTDANTDTMTYDLMGRRGYVRMTYAF comes from the coding sequence ATGGCCGCGACGGCCATCGCTGGGGGCGTGCTTGCCGCGCCCGTTACGGGTTGGGGGCAGGAGGCCTCGGTCGACGAACTCATCGTCACCGGCAGTCGGATCCGCCGCGCCGATATCGAGGGCGTGGGCCCTGTCACCGTCCTTGACGAAAAGCAGATCGCCAACACCGGCATCGTCAGCGTCGAGAACCTGCTGCAGCGTCTGCCGGCTTCCGCCGGCGCCGCCGGCAACCAGACCAACGCCTATTGGACAGGCCGCGGTTGGGGGACCGCTCAGGTCAACCTGCGCGGCCTTGGCATCAATCGGACCCTGACCTTGCTCAACGGTCGACGTCTGGTGAACGGCGGCACGGGCGCCAACAGCGCGCCTGATCTGAACACCATTCCCACCGCCATCATCGGCCGTATCGAGGTGCTCAAGGATGGCGCTTCGGCGGTCTATGGCGCGGACGCCGTGGCCGGCGTCGTCAACATCATCACCAAGACCGATCTCGAAGGCTTCGCCGTCGCTGGACGCTACGGGCTTTCGGGCGAGGGCGATGGCGGCGACCTGACGCTCGACGCTTCCTATGGCGTGCGGGGCGATCGCGGGGGCTTGGCTTTCGCGGTCAGCTACCAGACCACGGATGCGGTCAACATGGCCAAGCGCGCCCCGTGCCCGCTGAGCGGAGCCACTGGGGCTTTAGTTTGCCTTGGAAGCGGCTCCACCGCCGGCGGCCGCGTCAGCCTGGCCAACGGTCAGACCGTCAACTTCACGACCGGCAATGCATATGAGCCCTATAGCGCGGCCGCCCATGGCTTTAACGGCAACCCGTACCTGAACGCCGTCAATCCGATCGATCGTCTGACCACGGGTCTGTTTGGCGACTACGAACTCACCGACAGCATCACGCTCTTTGGCGAGTTCCTCTACACCCACCGCCAGACCACCCAGCTGTCCTCGCCGGGGACCTTGGCTGGCTTTGCAGTGGCGGCGAGCAATCCGACCAACCCGACGGGCGGCGCCATCAACATCATCCAGCGCCGGCTGGTTGAAGGGGGGCCGCGCAACGCCTTCCAAGAGACCAATACCTATCAGGCCACCCTCGGCGCCCGCGGCGATCTGATCGCCGACTGGACCTGGGAAGCGGCGGTGAACTACGGCCGCAACACCGGCGTCGACGGCTTCACCAACATCGCCAACAAGCAGCACGTCACCAACACGCTCAATACGGCCGTGTGCAGCTTCGCGGCGGGGGCGGCCATTCCATGCGGCGACTATCTGGGCGCCGGCGATCTCACGCCCGACGTGCTGCGCTACATCATGGCGACGACCCGCGACTACGGCGGCAACGAGACGGTCAACGCCAACTTCGACGCCACCGGCTCGCTGTTCAATCTGCCGGCCGGAGCCCTGCAGGCCGCCGTCGGCGTCATGTATCGCAAGGACCACGGTTGGCGCTCTCCGGACAACCTGATCGTCCTGGGCATCGCTAACTCCAACCAGCAAAGCCCGATCGATGGCGAGATCGAAGCGATCGAAGGCTACGCCGAAGTCAGCGCGCCGCTCCTGAAGGACTTGCCGCTGATCGAGATGCTGCGTGTCGATGGTGCTGTGCGCTATTCCGACTATGAGCGCTTTGGCAGCGACACCAACTACAAGATCGGCCTGGATTGGACGTTGGGCTTTGGATTGCGCGCTCGCGCCACCTGGGGCACGGCGTTCCGGGTGCCGAGCGTCGCCGAGCTGTTTGGCGGTCTGTCTCAGGGGCTGCTGACGACCAGTGATCCATGCAGCCGCTACGCCACCAGCACCAATGCTGTCGTCGTGGCCAACTGTCGCGCCAGCGGCGTGCCCGCCAACTACATCCAGCCCAACAACAACATCCTGACCACGACGGGTGGCAATCTCAACCTAACCCCTGAGACCGCCGAGACCCTCACGCTTGGCCTGGTGTACGAGCCGACCTTCGTGCCGCGCCTGTCGCTGACGGTCGACTACTTCGACATCAAGATCGACGACGCCATCCGCTCGATCACCGGCTCGACCAAGCTTTCCGTCTGCTACAACACGCCCAACATGAACCACCCGTTCTGCAGCCCGCAGAACTTCACCCGCAGCAATGTCACCGGCGAAGTCGGCTTCCTGTCTTCGCAGCAGGTGAACGTGGGCTCTGAGACCATGAAGGGCGTCGACGCCGCCGCGCGCTACAGCTTCGATCTGGCTGGGCGCACCGCCATGTTCGACGCGGGCGTCACCTATCTGGACGACTACACCATCGTTCCGTTCCCGGGCGGCGCGCCGATCCTCTACAAGGGCCACATCGGCGGCGGCAACGGCGGCTATCCCAAGTGGCGCGGCCTCACCAGCCTGACCGTGGACGACCCCAAGTGGTCGGCGACCTATTCGATCCAATGGATCGGGCGGGCGACTGATTTCAACGCCGCGCCCACGGCCCTGGGCTACCGCACGCCCAACGTCTTCTATCACAACGCCCAGTTCTCTTACCGCTTGACGGAGAAGGCCATCATCGCCGTCGGCGGCGACAACATCTGGGACAAGAAGGCTCCTTATCTGCCGTCCTATACGGACGCCAACAC